The following coding sequences are from one Candidatus Effluviviaceae Genus V sp. window:
- a CDS encoding thiazole biosynthesis protein gives MNDVVVSRAIAKRYFEKFDAALELDAAIVGAGPAGLVAGRYLSEAGLKVALFESKLSIGGGIWGGGMMFNEIVVQNDALEILDDFGIEHSGYGDGYYTADAVQTASALAYHASRKGLTILNGVRVEDVLFSEDRVGGVVALWAAVLAAGLHVDPLSFQARVVIDATGHDADVTRTTVRKAGIELKTSTGEVLGERCMWAEKGERSVVENTGEIYPGLYVAGMAAAAVHGSCRMGPIFGGMLLSGRKVAKLVLDELGKK, from the coding sequence ATCAACGACGTCGTCGTCTCAAGGGCGATCGCGAAGCGGTACTTCGAGAAGTTCGACGCGGCGCTCGAGCTCGACGCCGCCATCGTCGGTGCGGGGCCGGCGGGTCTCGTCGCCGGTCGTTATCTGTCCGAGGCGGGACTGAAGGTCGCGCTCTTCGAGAGCAAGCTCTCGATCGGCGGAGGGATCTGGGGCGGAGGCATGATGTTCAATGAGATCGTCGTGCAGAACGACGCCCTCGAGATCCTGGACGACTTCGGCATAGAGCACTCCGGCTACGGGGACGGCTACTACACGGCCGACGCCGTCCAGACGGCCTCGGCGCTCGCGTATCACGCCAGCAGGAAGGGTCTGACGATACTCAACGGTGTCCGCGTGGAGGACGTGCTCTTCTCGGAGGACCGCGTCGGCGGCGTGGTGGCTCTGTGGGCGGCGGTCCTGGCGGCGGGACTCCACGTCGATCCCCTCTCCTTCCAGGCCCGTGTCGTCATCGACGCGACGGGGCACGACGCGGACGTCACACGCACGACCGTCCGCAAAGCCGGCATCGAGCTCAAGACGAGCACCGGAGAGGTGCTGGGCGAGCGCTGCATGTGGGCCGAGAAGGGCGAGCGGTCGGTCGTCGAGAACACCGGTGAGATCTACCCGGGGCTCTATGTCGCAGGCATGGCCGCGGCGGCGGTCCACGGCAGCTGCCGGATGGGCCCCATCTTCGGAGGGATGCTCCTCTCCGGACGCAAGGTGGCGAAGCTCGTGCTTGACGAGCTCGGGAAGAAGTAG
- a CDS encoding MBL fold metallo-hydrolase — MRITTHGAARNVTGSKHLLDVGESRVLLDCGLYQGRRAESERRNRTMPFDAASVAAAVLSHAHIDHSGSLPTLVKRGFRGAIYATRATADLAGILLRDSAYIQRNDLEYLNRRRRKKGLLPLEPVYTEDDVDETLSRFVGVEYDEPVRVAPGVTVVFRDAGHILGSSIVEIDAVERARTKRIVFTGDLGRPEMPILRDPYQVRRADVLVTESTYGARTHSRMTDVESRLEELVNDVATRRGKIVIPSFAVGRTQRVLYVLHSLVRDERIPDVPVYVDSPLAVRATEIFRRHPECFDEEMNARLRERDDPLGEARATFITDVADSKKLNRMKGPMIIISASGMCEAGRVLHHLKNTMRSRRNAVLIVGYQAEHTLGRRIAEGRRQVRIFGKEYRRRARVEVIEELSSHADSDGLVAFARNMSRYPERTIVVHGSEEQSLGLARRLTDEGFANVSVPVDGESFSI, encoded by the coding sequence ATGCGGATCACAACGCACGGCGCGGCACGGAACGTGACCGGTTCGAAGCACCTCCTGGATGTCGGGGAGTCGAGGGTTCTCCTGGACTGTGGGCTATACCAGGGCAGGCGGGCGGAGAGCGAGCGCCGCAACCGGACCATGCCATTCGACGCGGCCTCGGTCGCCGCCGCGGTCCTGAGCCACGCCCACATCGACCACTCGGGATCGCTGCCGACGCTCGTGAAGCGCGGCTTTCGGGGAGCGATCTACGCGACGCGTGCTACGGCCGATCTCGCTGGGATCCTCCTCAGGGACAGTGCGTACATCCAGCGGAATGACCTGGAGTACCTGAACAGGAGAAGGAGAAAGAAGGGGCTCCTCCCGCTGGAGCCGGTCTACACCGAGGACGATGTCGACGAGACGCTCTCGCGGTTCGTCGGTGTCGAATACGACGAACCAGTTCGGGTCGCGCCGGGCGTCACGGTCGTCTTCCGGGACGCGGGACACATCCTCGGCTCGTCGATCGTCGAGATCGACGCCGTCGAGAGAGCCCGGACGAAACGCATCGTCTTCACGGGAGATCTCGGGCGACCCGAGATGCCGATTCTCAGGGATCCGTATCAGGTTCGCCGCGCCGACGTCCTGGTCACCGAGAGCACGTATGGTGCGAGGACACACTCCAGGATGACGGACGTCGAGTCCAGACTCGAGGAACTCGTGAACGACGTCGCGACGCGTCGGGGGAAGATCGTGATACCGTCGTTCGCCGTCGGGAGAACGCAGCGCGTTCTCTACGTGCTGCATTCGCTGGTCAGGGACGAACGCATCCCCGATGTTCCTGTCTACGTAGACAGCCCGCTGGCCGTGCGGGCCACGGAGATCTTCAGGCGGCATCCGGAGTGCTTCGACGAGGAGATGAACGCGAGGCTCCGTGAGCGGGACGATCCACTCGGCGAGGCCCGGGCCACGTTCATCACCGATGTGGCCGACTCGAAGAAGCTGAACCGAATGAAGGGGCCGATGATCATCATCTCGGCCTCCGGCATGTGCGAGGCGGGGAGGGTCCTGCACCACCTGAAGAACACGATGCGGTCCCGCCGAAACGCAGTACTGATCGTGGGTTACCAGGCCGAGCACACGCTCGGCCGACGGATCGCCGAGGGACGCAGACAGGTCAGGATCTTCGGAAAGGAGTATCGGAGAAGGGCCCGCGTCGAGGTCATCGAGGAGTTGAGCTCGCACGCCGACAGCGACGGACTCGTCGCGTTTGCGAGGAACATGTCGCGCTACCCGGAGCGCACGATCGTGGTTCACGGGAGCGAGGAGCAGTCGCTCGGGCTCGCGCGTCGGCTGACCGACGAGGGGTTCGCGAACGTCTCGGTGCCCGTCGACGGAGAG